CTGACGCGACGTTTCGCGTGCTCGTGGCGAACGGGCACGACGTTCATGCGACGATCGCCGGAAAGATGCGGCGGTTCAGAATCCGCGTGCTCGCCGGCGACCGTGTGACGCTCGAGGTTTCGCCGTACGACCTGACGCGCGGCCGCATCACCTTCAGGCACAAGAGCTAGCGCGCCAGACCGCTCGGCCGACTCTAGTCCGCCAGGACGAAAGTCACCTTCAGCAGTACCCGGTATTCGGTGATCTTGCCGTTGGCGATCACCACCTTCTGGCCCTTGACCCAGGCCCCCGTGACGTTCCGGAGGGTCTTCTCCGCCCGCGCGATGCCCACCTTGATCGCGTCGTCGAAGCTCTTTGTGGATGAGGACTGGATCTCGGTAACCTTTGCGACCGACATATGACGCTCCTTGGGATGGGAGTGTTGCGGAGAGCATGTATTTCCGATCCAGTTTGCATCAAGAAGCACACCCGGTCAGCAGAGAACCCCCGTCAGGCTACTTCAGGTTCCTGCGCATCGGCGCGAGAGCGACGCCGGGTGCGGTCGAGTGGACTACCCGGCGATACGTTCGATCAAGCTGGGCATGTGACTCACCACGAGCCTCTCGAGCTGCACCTTCCGACTCGCGTTATCGATGTCGATGCCTACGAGATTCCCCTCGGCATCGTAGTCTAGCACCACGCCCTCGGATATCTCCTGGCTGTCGGTGCTTGGACGTTCCGACAAGTCGATGTAGAGCGAGTCGGTGTCCGCGTGGTAGTTGAGCTTCATGGCTTGAATCTGCCCGAATTAAGCGTGATGCGATACTGGGGCAGCATAGGCACCCATGAATCCTGAACATCCTTCAGACTCACCATTCCGCGGGTTTCGTGATGGTTACGCCGCTCGCGCTTCGGAAGCTCGCTGGAAATTGATGGGACTGGTACTGCCGGGCTCCGATCTTCACATGCCGCGTTGCAAGCCGCTCGAGCTCGCGGTTGTGGCGGTGGAACGGAAAGACTACAGCTATCTCGGCGCCCGGATATAAGCGTCTCGCCGTTCGGATTGCAGGTGCGAGGTCTGTATCCCCTGTGACCAGAGCGACTCCGTCGCATCGACTGAGAGCGAGCAACTCCATAAGTTTGCATGCGATTGCGACGTCGGTCTCCTTCTCTTCGTGCGTCTGATAGGACAGCCTCACCGTCCGCGCGGGGATGCGGAGCCAGCGCTTGAACGGCGCAATCTGCATCCGCATTTCCGAAAGGTTCTTGATGTGCTGTTTCCGCTTGAAGTCAGCGAGGGAGATGTCCACCCCGCGCGCTTCCAGCGCGGCGATGAGAGCCAGGTGCCTCCGAACGACATCCGGCTTCTTCGATTCCAGATGTCTCGCCAGCGCTGAGAAATAGTGGATCCCGTCCATCGCATACCCGGGTCCGAACGAACTACGCACGATTGTGGTGCACATGGCGTGGATGTCGAGCCATCGAAGGGGCCCGGCCCCCAGATGCCTTTCCGCAGCCTTAACGGAATGGTAGAGATTGAACCCGTCGACGAGGAATCTGATTCGCATGACAAAAAAAACCCCGAGGCCGTAGCCTCGGGGGGGCCGGCGGCCGTAGCCGCCGGGGATGATCTGCTTTGAAAATACTACCGCAGTCGAAGCTGGTCAACCGAATCTACGTTCCCCCGCGGCGAAGTCAGGCAACCTTTCTTGCCGCCTGGTACCGTCCCGCCGCGTCGACCGTGATTTCGCCCATGAGAGCGAGCGTTTCGAGGTGACGGACGATTAGATCGCGGCGCGCTCCCTTGAATGCGGACATCGCCTCGTCAGGCGTGACTGCCCTCTGAGCGACAAGCGATCCGATCGTTGAGAGCTGCTCGACAGCGGTAGCCGGCCAGGTTCTCGGCTGCTCCCCTTTGACTGCCACGGATATTTCCTTCTCGGGCTGAGTCGACTCCGGCTGCTGCGCCGCGGGCGCGAAGCGGGGGATCTGGTAGTCGGGCCTGAGCCAGCGGATGATGCCTCGCTTCTCCTCTTCGACGCGTTCGTCGTGCAGCGCGACGAGCCGCTCGAGGATTTCCTCCTTCTCCATCGGCCACGGCCACCCGTACGCCTCGGCCACGAGTGCATCGAGCTCGTTGTGGATGTCGCGAAGAACGCCGCACGCAGCGATCTCGTGGATCGCGCGCTCTTTCGGCGTGAGGCGCGCGCCGGAGCGGAGTTTCGCGACGACGTTGTACATGCCCGTCATCGTGACGCGCTCGTCGCGGGCGATGGCGGCTTTGCGGTGGGCGTCGAGGCGCTCGGCAACGGCGGAAACCCTGTTAGCAAGTTCAGGCTGGCCGACAGGAAAGCAGTACGGATCGAAGCAAAGGGTCTTAGTGTACCGTGGGCGATCCTCCAGAGTCGCTCCAGCGGAGAGTGCCCACGTCTCGTGCAGTTTGGATGACAGCACTCCAAGAATTGCGGCATTGTCAATGGCGATAGCGACAACGCTGTGGTCGGGCGCGATCGCTGCATCGACGAACTGGAAATGGCGAAACTTTGCTGTCTCGGTAGTGCCGATGTATCTCGAAAGTCCATGCAACGCTTGTCGAAGCTCCCGTCTTGGCCAGCCGAACTGCCACCATTTTTCCCTGAGAACATCGCGTGCATTCGCTGCTCTTTCGGGTTTCACGCGGTCCCTTACGATCTCAAAAGCTTGAACGAAGGAAGTGGCTTCCGACTCCTCCATATATCCGAAGTCGATGACCCAGCGGTCGCGGGAGCGTTGAGTAAGATCTTTCCCAGCGACCATCGGTCTCACAATCTTGGTCAACGAAGGGCTCTGACGGAGTAGGGCGGCTGCTTCCTCTGCGGTAAGAAGGAACCCCGCGCCGTGAAGCGCGAAGCCCATTGATGCCACGCCCTTGTTGGCAAGGACGCGTTGTTCCGTAGCTTCAGAAACATCCGCGCTTGCTGTAAGATCGTCGTTAAGCTGGGTGGCGGTCTGTATGCTGCCAACGGACCCCGCATCGTCGATACTTACGAGTCGGGCGTTGTCAATCGGTTGTCCAAGTACGGTTAAAGCGACTCGAACGGCAGCCCCATCAACATCGTCATTCCACGGATGATTGGGAATAGCCCAAATAACTCGTGCACCTAATTCACGTACTTGCTGGAGTACCGGGCGTGCGTGCACCTGAGTTATCGAGTTGGTCGTGATAATGCCTGCTCGAGCGACTGCACCAGACGCAACCGCAACACCTGCCTTGTACCACCAATAGAGGACAAAATCCGCGCTCTCTGGGATGGTGGCGTACACGGTTCGAAGCGCATCGACGTAGCCGTCTCCCAAGGCGTCGCGCATGCGCTTTGAGCCCAAGTACGGTGGATTCCCGACAATGAAATCTGCCTTCGGCCACTCCGCCTGCCTCGCGCCCAGATACTCATAATACGGCAGCTTCGCC
Above is a window of Gemmatimonadaceae bacterium DNA encoding:
- a CDS encoding NYN domain-containing protein, which translates into the protein MRIRFLVDGFNLYHSVKAAERHLGAGPLRWLDIHAMCTTIVRSSFGPGYAMDGIHYFSALARHLESKKPDVVRRHLALIAALEARGVDISLADFKRKQHIKNLSEMRMQIAPFKRWLRIPARTVRLSYQTHEEKETDVAIACKLMELLALSRCDGVALVTGDTDLAPAIRTARRLYPGAEIAVVFPFHRHNRELERLATRHVKIGARQYQSHQFPASFRSASGVTITKPAEW
- the infA gene encoding translation initiation factor IF-1, with amino-acid sequence MAKEEAIELEGTVTEVLPDATFRVLVANGHDVHATIAGKMRRFRIRVLAGDRVTLEVSPYDLTRGRITFRHKS
- a CDS encoding DUF2283 domain-containing protein; the encoded protein is MKLNYHADTDSLYIDLSERPSTDSQEISEGVVLDYDAEGNLVGIDIDNASRKVQLERLVVSHMPSLIERIAG
- a CDS encoding dodecin family protein, which codes for MSVAKVTEIQSSSTKSFDDAIKVGIARAEKTLRNVTGAWVKGQKVVIANGKITEYRVLLKVTFVLAD